Proteins encoded together in one Gemmatimonadota bacterium window:
- a CDS encoding GGDEF domain-containing protein has product MANRLSGYRPPLGGAVLAYAAALLSAPWLPLAGMLAAAIAAAAFLALAWLRAGRPASALFSAALWPVLHTFLLASGGLASPLLPLVATWLLLLAMQASRRRATLAAAAAIALLLAADAWTAALTLRGGLAALAAAAAGLLPAAVFGRLGGRLEAQERVLERIAAEAGGRGERGEEAEAARRLRELERTLEALKRSLGAWRATLWDVDAAGERALPQVASGGEAPAAARLAGDPLRWAWEEGMPLRLESPPAWAAPGTRACVVPIDPGGERNALLTLEYDSAAALPETAALEAAAAHLRVFLRMQLREARAVATRERFRQVLELLRRLPREIELDTFARELAESARALVGGTGAALAAWDEGAGAILAVVGEDGGPAPGAAFAPLESELALAARGGAAILREHRRARRRTLPVAVTGERWLAQPLSLAAVPLPDASRAVLGVLAVWSTKEPRLDPEAVGVLETLAPYAGLQLRHARQYHQVRDDAERDALTGLHNRRAFEERMAAELARFQRYRRPVALLLADIDHFKQINDTYGHEAGDAVLRALAQTVRGSVRETDFAARLGGEEFVALLPETGLGEAQEAAQRLLDRVRRGGVAWRGRVIPVRVSIGVSACPECVPEPGMVLRSADAMLYTSKAAGRNRVTAAPVDSGAELA; this is encoded by the coding sequence TTGGCGAATCGCCTGTCCGGCTACCGGCCGCCACTCGGGGGCGCCGTACTCGCCTACGCCGCAGCGCTGCTTTCTGCGCCGTGGCTGCCGCTAGCCGGGATGCTGGCCGCGGCGATCGCCGCCGCAGCGTTTCTCGCCCTGGCCTGGCTGCGCGCCGGCCGACCGGCCAGCGCCCTCTTCTCGGCCGCGCTCTGGCCGGTACTGCACACGTTCCTGCTCGCCAGTGGCGGACTCGCCTCACCACTCCTTCCGCTCGTCGCAACCTGGCTCCTCCTCCTGGCCATGCAAGCTTCCCGGCGTCGCGCAACCCTCGCGGCCGCTGCCGCCATCGCGCTTCTCCTGGCTGCAGATGCCTGGACCGCCGCCCTCACGCTGCGAGGCGGATTGGCCGCGCTTGCAGCAGCGGCCGCGGGCCTGCTTCCGGCTGCCGTGTTCGGCCGGTTGGGCGGCAGGCTCGAGGCGCAGGAGCGCGTGCTCGAGCGCATTGCGGCCGAAGCTGGCGGCCGCGGCGAACGGGGCGAGGAAGCCGAAGCGGCGCGCAGGCTGCGGGAACTCGAGCGGACCCTCGAAGCACTGAAAAGGAGCCTGGGCGCCTGGCGGGCTACGTTGTGGGACGTCGATGCCGCGGGTGAGCGCGCGCTGCCGCAGGTCGCCAGCGGAGGGGAGGCGCCTGCCGCCGCCCGCCTGGCCGGCGACCCGCTCCGCTGGGCTTGGGAGGAAGGGATGCCTCTGCGCTTGGAATCGCCGCCCGCCTGGGCCGCGCCAGGCACCCGCGCGTGCGTCGTGCCCATCGACCCCGGCGGGGAACGGAATGCGCTCCTCACGCTCGAGTACGATTCCGCCGCAGCGCTTCCGGAAACCGCGGCGCTCGAGGCGGCTGCCGCTCACCTGCGCGTGTTCCTGCGCATGCAGCTACGCGAGGCGCGGGCGGTGGCGACACGCGAACGCTTCCGCCAGGTCCTCGAGCTCCTGCGACGCCTGCCACGCGAGATCGAGCTCGATACCTTCGCCCGCGAGCTCGCCGAATCCGCGCGGGCGCTGGTGGGTGGCACCGGCGCCGCCCTGGCCGCATGGGACGAGGGCGCCGGAGCCATTCTCGCCGTGGTCGGCGAAGATGGCGGGCCTGCGCCCGGCGCGGCATTCGCGCCCCTCGAAAGCGAGCTTGCCCTCGCCGCGCGCGGCGGCGCGGCCATCCTCCGGGAACACCGGCGGGCCCGCCGCAGAACACTGCCCGTCGCCGTGACCGGCGAACGCTGGCTGGCCCAGCCGCTCTCGCTCGCCGCCGTGCCGCTCCCCGACGCCAGCCGCGCCGTCCTGGGCGTGCTCGCGGTCTGGAGCACAAAGGAGCCGCGCCTGGATCCCGAGGCGGTTGGTGTGCTCGAGACCCTGGCGCCATACGCGGGACTGCAGCTTCGCCACGCCCGGCAGTATCATCAGGTCCGCGACGACGCCGAGCGTGATGCGCTCACCGGTCTCCACAACCGCCGGGCGTTCGAGGAGCGCATGGCAGCGGAGCTGGCCCGCTTTCAGCGCTATCGTCGGCCCGTCGCGTTGCTCCTTGCCGACATCGATCATTTCAAGCAGATCAACGACACGTACGGCCACGAGGCGGGGGACGCGGTGCTGCGCGCGCTGGCCCAGACCGTTCGAGGATCGGTGCGCGAGACCGACTTCGCCGCCCGACTCGGCGGAGAGGAGTTTGTCGCACTCCTGCCCGAGACCGGCCTGGGTGAGGCGCAGGAGGCCGCCCAGCGATTGCTGGACCGGGTGCGGCGCGGCGGTGTGGCCTGGCGGGGGCGGGTCATCCCGGTCCGCGTTTCCATCGGCGTGTCTGCCTGCCCGGAATGCGTGCCGGAGCCAGGCATGGTCCTGCGCAGCGCGGACGCGATGCTCTACACATCCAAGGCGGCGGGGCGGAATCGCGTCACCGCTGCGCCCGTTGACTCCGGCGCGGAGCTTGCCTAA
- the larB gene encoding nickel pincer cofactor biosynthesis protein LarB, translated as MAWLPVEEVVVADPATAIARLDHHRELRQGYPEVVYCPGKTPPHLVEVCARLAARGRGFLATRADEAARTALAAAFPAATVHEVARIVHLVAEEPAHARYTGPVLVVSAGSGDLPVAEEAAVTAAALGNAVERLYDVGVAGIHRLLGNAGALKEAAVVIVVAGMEGALPSVVGGLVRVPVIAVPTSVGYGASFGGVTALLAMLTSCAAGVTVVNIDNGFGAACAATRINQLLVRPS; from the coding sequence CGTCGTGGCGGACCCCGCCACGGCAATTGCGCGACTGGACCATCACCGCGAGCTGCGGCAGGGGTACCCCGAGGTCGTCTACTGCCCGGGAAAAACACCGCCCCATCTGGTCGAGGTTTGTGCCCGCCTCGCCGCGCGCGGCCGCGGCTTTCTCGCCACCCGCGCCGATGAGGCGGCGCGGACAGCGCTGGCCGCGGCGTTCCCGGCGGCCACCGTGCACGAGGTGGCCCGGATCGTCCACCTGGTGGCAGAAGAGCCGGCGCACGCCCGGTACACCGGTCCGGTGTTGGTCGTGAGCGCCGGAAGCGGGGACCTTCCCGTTGCTGAAGAAGCTGCGGTCACGGCGGCGGCGCTCGGGAACGCCGTCGAGCGCCTCTACGACGTAGGTGTGGCAGGGATCCATCGGCTGCTGGGTAACGCGGGCGCCCTCAAAGAGGCGGCCGTGGTCATTGTCGTCGCCGGGATGGAGGGCGCCCTCCCCTCCGTCGTCGGCGGCCTCGTACGCGTGCCCGTGATCGCGGTGCCGACGAGCGTCGGCTACGGTGCATCCTTCGGCGGCGTCACGGCGCTGTTGGCCATGCTGACCAGTTGCGCCGCGGGTGTCACGGTCGTGAACATTGACAATGGGTTCGGCGCGGCGTGCGCCGCGACGCGAATAAACCAGCTTCTGGTAAGACCTTCCTGA
- a CDS encoding D-glycero-beta-D-manno-heptose-7-phosphate kinase — MERLSPDRLDSLLDRARDTRVLVIGDLMLDIYLRGAASRISPEAPVPVVRVTEEWQALGGAGNVAGNVIALGASCEVVGCVGRDAAGAEVARELARLGVEGRGLCMADGRPTTVKTRIMARHQQVGRYDREWDEDVDQACTAELVAAVDELATAADALVLEDYDKGVVVPAVIEAALDAGRRLGRPVVVDPKARHFFEYRGATVFKPNLGELAAALRGPVLYSDPEWMERMRRHMDCSHLLITLGEEGMTLMTEEGQHLRIPPDARSVYDVSGAGDTVTAALAVALAAGATIVEAALLANHAAGIEVGKAGVATVSADELRLAVRQHAIASSQP; from the coding sequence GTGGAACGACTCTCGCCTGACCGACTCGATAGCCTGCTCGATCGCGCACGCGACACCCGCGTGCTGGTGATCGGCGATCTCATGCTGGACATCTATCTGCGCGGCGCCGCCTCGCGCATCTCGCCAGAGGCGCCGGTCCCCGTGGTCCGCGTCACCGAGGAGTGGCAGGCCCTGGGCGGCGCCGGCAATGTGGCCGGCAACGTCATCGCTCTGGGCGCAAGCTGCGAGGTCGTGGGCTGCGTGGGCCGCGACGCGGCCGGGGCCGAGGTCGCGCGGGAACTCGCCCGCCTCGGCGTCGAGGGGCGTGGGCTGTGCATGGCCGACGGCCGGCCCACGACTGTCAAGACCAGAATCATGGCCCGTCACCAGCAGGTGGGGCGCTACGACCGCGAGTGGGACGAAGATGTCGACCAGGCGTGCACCGCCGAGCTGGTCGCGGCCGTGGATGAACTGGCCACGGCGGCGGATGCGCTGGTGCTCGAGGACTACGACAAGGGGGTGGTGGTGCCGGCCGTTATCGAGGCGGCACTGGACGCGGGCCGCAGACTGGGCCGCCCTGTGGTCGTGGACCCCAAGGCCCGGCATTTCTTCGAGTATCGGGGCGCTACGGTGTTCAAGCCTAACCTCGGCGAACTGGCTGCCGCGCTGCGCGGCCCCGTCCTCTACAGTGACCCGGAGTGGATGGAGCGGATGCGCCGGCACATGGACTGCAGTCACCTGCTTATCACACTGGGCGAGGAGGGGATGACGCTGATGACCGAGGAAGGCCAGCACCTGCGCATCCCGCCGGACGCGCGCTCCGTCTACGACGTTTCCGGCGCGGGCGATACCGTCACCGCCGCCCTCGCCGTAGCCCTGGCCGCCGGCGCTACCATCGTGGAAGCGGCGCTGCTCGCCAACCATGCCGCCGGTATCGAGGTGGGCAAGGCGGGTGTGGCCACGGTATCAGCGGACGAGTTGCGCCTGGCCGTCCGGCAGCACGCGATAGCTTCCTCGCAGCCCTGA